A genomic window from Arthrobacter sp. FW305-BF8 includes:
- a CDS encoding ABC transporter permease, which produces MTPDSAPRSNAWTAGKTRRWDAGYTGAPPWVFALAAAGALFVLLPLAAMVAKVNWGQFIPLITSESSLTALGLSLRTSAASTVLCIVLGVPLALVLARASFPGQRLLRAFVLLPLVLPPVVGGIALLYTFGRQGMLGRSIELAGIQIAFSTTAVVLAQTFVALPFLVVSLEGALRTAGTKYEAVAATLGARPTTVLRRVSIPLVLPGLASGAVLSFARCLGEFGATLTFAGSLQGVTRTLPLEIYLQRETDADAAVALSLVLVAVAVAVVGLSYRRPRALAAEAGAK; this is translated from the coding sequence GTGACGCCGGATTCGGCACCCCGTAGCAACGCTTGGACAGCAGGCAAGACTAGGCGCTGGGATGCCGGCTACACCGGCGCCCCGCCGTGGGTCTTCGCCCTCGCGGCAGCGGGAGCGCTGTTTGTCCTGCTGCCGTTGGCCGCCATGGTGGCCAAGGTCAACTGGGGCCAGTTCATCCCGCTCATCACCTCGGAATCCTCCCTCACCGCTCTGGGCCTGAGCCTGCGGACCTCGGCCGCCAGCACGGTGCTGTGCATCGTGCTCGGCGTGCCGCTGGCCCTCGTCCTGGCCCGTGCCAGTTTCCCGGGCCAGCGCCTGCTGCGGGCCTTCGTGCTGCTCCCGCTCGTGTTGCCCCCGGTCGTCGGCGGCATCGCCCTGCTCTACACGTTCGGCCGCCAGGGCATGCTCGGGCGCAGCATCGAACTGGCCGGAATCCAGATCGCTTTCTCCACCACCGCCGTCGTCCTCGCCCAGACGTTCGTGGCGCTGCCTTTCCTGGTGGTCAGCCTCGAGGGCGCCCTCCGCACGGCGGGCACCAAATACGAGGCGGTCGCTGCAACCCTGGGCGCCCGTCCCACCACGGTGCTGCGCCGCGTCAGCATCCCGCTGGTACTGCCCGGCCTGGCTTCCGGTGCCGTACTGTCCTTCGCGCGCTGCCTGGGTGAGTTCGGCGCCACCCTGACATTCGCCGGCAGCCTGCAGGGCGTCACCCGAACCCTGCCCCTGGAGATCTACCTGCAGCGGGAAACCGACGCCGATGCCGCCGTCGCCCTTTCCCTGGTGCTGGTGGCCGTGGCCGTCGCCGTCGTCGGGCTTTCCTACCGGCGCCCCCGGGCGCTGGCGGCAGAGGCAGGAGCAAAGTGA
- a CDS encoding flavin reductase family protein — protein MTELSDLSPRRIRNVLGHFATGLTVITAATENGPAGFTCQSFASLSLEPALVTFSPARTSSTWPLLRQAGRFTVNILPADHQHLAAQFARSGADKFAGVEHSPSPLGNPVLDGALAWVDCELHQEYDGGDHTIVVAAIHALGARSDVDPLLFFKGEYVSVQPRVKILEGVA, from the coding sequence ATGACGGAACTCTCAGACCTCAGCCCGCGCCGGATCCGCAACGTGCTGGGCCACTTCGCGACGGGCCTGACCGTGATCACCGCGGCAACCGAGAACGGCCCTGCCGGGTTCACCTGCCAGTCCTTTGCGTCCCTCTCGCTGGAACCGGCGCTGGTGACCTTCAGCCCGGCACGGACCTCCAGTACCTGGCCGCTGCTGCGCCAGGCAGGCCGCTTCACCGTCAACATCCTTCCCGCGGACCACCAGCATCTCGCGGCCCAGTTCGCGCGGTCCGGTGCGGACAAGTTCGCCGGAGTCGAGCACTCGCCGTCGCCCCTCGGCAACCCTGTCCTCGACGGCGCCCTGGCCTGGGTGGACTGCGAGCTGCACCAGGAGTACGACGGCGGCGACCACACCATAGTGGTGGCCGCGATCCACGCCCTGGGCGCCCGCTCCGACGTCGATCCCCTCCTTTTCTTCAAGGGCGAGTACGTCTCCGTGCAGCCACGGGTCAAAATCCTGGAGGGCGTCGCATGA
- a CDS encoding TOBE domain-containing protein, protein MPKIRISEAARFLGVSDDTVRRWTESGTLTPVKDASGRLAVDGLELAQLARNQAQLPEDPTRVGSSARNRFVGLVTGITADKVMAQVELQCGPFRVVSLMSSEAVRDLGLELGSVATAVVKATTVIIETPQGKSII, encoded by the coding sequence ATGCCGAAAATACGCATCTCCGAAGCCGCGCGCTTCCTGGGCGTCAGCGATGACACCGTCCGCCGCTGGACCGAAAGCGGGACCCTGACCCCCGTCAAGGACGCCTCCGGCAGACTCGCCGTCGACGGACTGGAACTGGCACAGCTCGCCCGCAACCAGGCGCAGCTGCCCGAGGACCCCACCCGGGTAGGCAGCTCGGCGCGCAACCGGTTCGTTGGCCTGGTCACCGGCATCACCGCGGACAAGGTCATGGCCCAGGTGGAGCTGCAGTGCGGCCCGTTCCGCGTTGTCTCCCTGATGAGCAGCGAAGCCGTCCGTGACCTCGGCCTTGAACTCGGGTCCGTGGCCACGGCCGTCGTCAAGGCCACCACCGTCATCATCGAAACGCCTCAGGGAAAGAGCATCATATGA
- a CDS encoding MFS transporter, which translates to MNNPSTTAPSTAIAAQAVPGKARAAVAILFLTNGALFANLLPRYPAIMAELGLSNAQFGLAVAAFPLGALLAGLAAGVLIRRFRSSRVAVAGTILTSLGILCAGMAPSWAMLAAALFFAGAMDAVTDVAQNAHGLRVQRLYQRSIINSLHAVWSIGAVLGGLMGAAAAGLDLAPGIHLSISAALFAALTLCCYRFLLPGPETDDDGELAAADAANGTAAPGSEPSSAARGTVAKYGVLAALVLIATAGALVEDAGSSWSAIYLSDTLGAATTPAGFGFVALTGAQFIGRLLGDRLVDRFGQRTVARAGGLIAAVGMGTALAVPSIPGTILGFAAAGLGVATLVPAAMHAADELPGLRPGTGLTMVSWLMRVGFLVSPPVVGAIADAASLRAGLFVVPLAGLLVLALSAVLAKRLKPGFTH; encoded by the coding sequence GTGAACAACCCTTCAACAACGGCGCCGTCCACTGCGATCGCCGCCCAGGCCGTGCCCGGCAAGGCGCGCGCCGCCGTCGCCATCCTCTTCCTCACCAACGGCGCGCTCTTCGCCAACCTGCTGCCCCGCTACCCGGCCATCATGGCGGAGCTGGGTCTGAGCAACGCCCAATTCGGGCTTGCAGTGGCGGCATTCCCGCTCGGCGCCCTTCTGGCCGGGCTCGCCGCCGGAGTGCTGATCCGCCGCTTTCGGTCCTCGCGGGTCGCGGTGGCGGGCACCATCCTGACCAGCCTCGGGATCCTCTGCGCGGGCATGGCACCGTCCTGGGCGATGCTGGCCGCTGCACTGTTCTTCGCCGGAGCGATGGACGCCGTGACCGACGTGGCCCAGAACGCCCACGGGCTGCGTGTCCAGCGGCTGTACCAGCGCTCCATCATCAACTCGCTGCACGCGGTGTGGAGCATCGGAGCCGTGCTGGGCGGCCTGATGGGGGCCGCGGCGGCGGGCCTGGATCTTGCACCCGGAATCCACCTCAGCATCTCAGCCGCACTGTTCGCGGCGTTGACGCTGTGCTGCTACCGCTTCCTCCTGCCCGGGCCGGAAACGGACGACGACGGCGAGCTCGCCGCCGCTGATGCGGCGAACGGGACAGCGGCGCCAGGCTCCGAGCCTTCGTCGGCCGCCCGGGGAACAGTCGCCAAGTACGGCGTCCTGGCCGCCCTGGTGCTCATCGCAACGGCGGGGGCTTTGGTGGAGGATGCCGGCAGCTCGTGGTCGGCCATCTACCTCAGCGACACCCTCGGCGCGGCCACCACACCCGCTGGGTTCGGCTTCGTGGCCCTGACCGGGGCGCAGTTCATCGGCCGCCTGCTGGGCGACCGGCTCGTAGACCGCTTCGGCCAGCGGACGGTGGCGCGGGCCGGGGGACTGATTGCCGCCGTCGGCATGGGTACGGCCCTGGCCGTCCCCAGCATCCCCGGCACGATTCTCGGCTTCGCGGCCGCTGGCCTCGGCGTGGCCACGCTCGTTCCCGCGGCCATGCACGCCGCGGACGAACTACCCGGGCTGCGGCCCGGGACCGGGCTCACCATGGTCAGCTGGCTGATGCGCGTGGGCTTCCTGGTTTCGCCGCCGGTTGTCGGCGCCATCGCGGATGCCGCCAGCCTGCGCGCCGGCCTCTTCGTGGTGCCGCTGGCCGGACTCCTGGTGCTGGCGCTGTCGGCGGTGCTGGCCAAGCGGCTGAAACCGGGTTTCACCCATTGA
- a CDS encoding alkylhydroperoxidase domain protein, with protein MTDEVTTYPTLNRPEAFTQDELGWRPWLQAPDAAALTERQLAGLVDRGRAGSDYFRLLARDPDILGARTRTDKDIFYNTKEGLPRGERELAAAATSRANGCVFCASVHARFASHHSDRHDDVQQLLDDGTSADLGSRWNAVVAAAAALAQTPPRLNEAHVRALQDEGLDVLDLADVIHGSAFFNWANRLMLSLGEPEQPTQPKPQA; from the coding sequence ATGACCGATGAAGTGACCACCTACCCCACCCTGAACCGACCGGAGGCCTTCACCCAGGACGAACTAGGATGGCGGCCCTGGCTGCAGGCGCCCGACGCCGCGGCCCTGACCGAGCGGCAGCTGGCCGGGCTGGTGGACCGCGGGCGCGCCGGAAGCGACTACTTCCGGCTATTGGCCCGCGACCCGGACATCCTGGGCGCTCGGACGCGCACCGATAAGGACATCTTCTACAACACGAAGGAAGGCCTCCCCCGCGGCGAGCGGGAACTCGCGGCAGCTGCGACGTCCCGCGCCAACGGCTGCGTCTTCTGCGCGTCCGTCCACGCCCGGTTCGCCTCACACCACTCAGACCGGCACGACGACGTCCAGCAGCTTCTCGACGACGGCACCTCCGCTGACCTCGGGTCGCGCTGGAACGCCGTCGTTGCGGCAGCGGCGGCGCTGGCGCAGACACCGCCGCGGCTGAACGAGGCCCACGTCCGGGCCCTGCAGGACGAGGGCCTCGACGTGCTGGACCTGGCCGACGTGATCCACGGCAGCGCGTTTTTCAACTGGGCCAACCGGCTGATGCTGTCGCTCGGGGAACCGGAACAGCCAACGCAGCCTAAGCCGCAGGCGTAA
- a CDS encoding putative FMN-dependent luciferase-like monooxygenase — protein MTRPAALAKQGTAKRIGFFTRLLDDAGPAERYRLALEQILRAEELGFDSAWVAQHHFNESEGGLPSPLVFLSHVAARTSRIRLGTGIITLPLEDPLRAAEDAAVLDLLSGGRLEVGVGTGGTPSAFTAFGLDSDERRGIFADKLQLLAEAWGGKELGTSTNRLYPAAPQLLERIWQATFSVAGGERAGRAGDGVMLSRTQPRSPEKPSAPLDELQNPIIDAYLAALPHGATPRVLASRTLFVADSRAEALRFAEAGLRRIVPHFERQGHVFESHGVEGLITATDSHVGTVDDVVESLARDSSLQRATDISFQVHSIDPPHEHILRSIELAATEVVPRLGWKAAPASVPAQQSHPSSKERNEQHSTRRRRHHFGGLPRVALR, from the coding sequence ATGACCCGCCCCGCCGCACTGGCCAAGCAAGGCACGGCCAAGAGGATCGGCTTCTTCACCCGGCTGCTGGACGACGCCGGACCCGCCGAACGCTACCGGCTCGCCCTGGAGCAGATCCTCAGGGCCGAGGAGCTGGGATTTGATTCCGCGTGGGTGGCACAGCACCACTTCAACGAGTCGGAGGGCGGGCTTCCCTCGCCCCTGGTGTTCCTGTCGCACGTTGCGGCAAGGACCTCCCGCATCCGGCTGGGAACCGGGATCATCACTCTTCCCCTCGAGGACCCGCTGCGCGCGGCCGAGGATGCCGCCGTGCTGGACCTGCTCTCCGGCGGCCGGCTCGAGGTTGGCGTCGGGACGGGAGGTACGCCGTCCGCCTTCACAGCGTTCGGGTTGGACTCCGACGAACGCCGTGGGATCTTCGCGGACAAGCTGCAGCTGCTCGCCGAGGCCTGGGGCGGCAAGGAGCTCGGAACCTCAACGAACCGGCTCTACCCGGCTGCCCCGCAACTGCTGGAGCGGATATGGCAGGCCACCTTCTCGGTGGCTGGCGGCGAGCGCGCCGGCCGGGCAGGTGACGGTGTGATGCTCTCCCGCACCCAGCCACGGTCCCCCGAAAAGCCGTCGGCGCCGCTGGACGAGCTTCAGAATCCGATCATCGATGCCTACCTGGCGGCGCTGCCGCACGGAGCAACGCCAAGGGTCCTCGCTTCCCGCACACTCTTTGTTGCCGACAGCCGGGCCGAGGCGCTCCGCTTCGCCGAGGCCGGACTGCGCCGGATCGTCCCGCACTTCGAGCGCCAGGGCCACGTCTTTGAAAGCCACGGCGTCGAGGGCCTGATAACTGCGACCGACTCGCACGTCGGAACCGTGGACGACGTCGTCGAATCCCTGGCCCGCGACAGCTCCCTGCAGCGGGCAACGGACATTTCCTTCCAGGTCCATTCCATCGATCCCCCGCACGAGCACATCCTGCGCTCCATCGAGCTCGCCGCCACCGAAGTGGTTCCGCGGCTCGGCTGGAAAGCAGCCCCCGCATCTGTCCCCGCCCAGCAATCTCACCCGTCCAGCAAGGAGCGAAATGAGCAACACAGCACAAGACGCCGTCGACACCATTTTGGGGGTCTCCCCCGGGTCGCCCTTAGATGA
- a CDS encoding sugar O-acetyltransferase produces the protein MVEQYFAGDSRTMQERMMAGDLYIADDPNLAADNARGMELADRYGRTWAGDRDEAKRILADLLGAVGEGTDIRPPFFVDYGKYIRIGARTFINFNFTALDVAPITIGDDVQIGPNVQLLTPTHPVEPGPRRDKLEAAQPITIGNNVWIGGGAIILPGVTVGENSVIGAGAVVTKDVPANVVAVGNPARVIRSI, from the coding sequence ATTGTGGAGCAGTATTTTGCCGGCGACAGCAGGACGATGCAGGAACGGATGATGGCCGGGGACCTGTACATCGCCGACGATCCGAACCTCGCCGCCGACAACGCCCGCGGCATGGAGCTCGCCGACCGCTACGGCAGGACGTGGGCCGGGGACCGGGATGAGGCGAAGCGGATCCTGGCCGACCTCCTCGGCGCGGTCGGCGAGGGTACGGACATCCGGCCGCCGTTCTTCGTCGACTACGGCAAGTACATTCGGATCGGCGCCCGGACCTTCATCAACTTCAACTTCACGGCGCTGGACGTTGCCCCCATCACCATCGGCGACGACGTACAGATCGGCCCCAATGTCCAGCTGCTGACGCCCACCCATCCCGTGGAGCCCGGGCCGCGCCGGGACAAGCTTGAGGCCGCACAGCCCATCACCATCGGGAACAACGTCTGGATCGGCGGAGGCGCGATCATCCTCCCCGGCGTGACCGTGGGGGAGAACTCGGTGATCGGCGCCGGGGCCGTGGTGACGAAGGACGTGCCGGCCAACGTCGTCGCCGTCGGCAACCCGGCCCGCGTCATCCGCAGCATATGA
- a CDS encoding nucleoside hydrolase, producing MINVGPRCRIILDNDWAGDPDGLIGLAHHALSPANRIIAVTSSLTNPMFGPPDGMAREGADLAEDLLRVLKLPDLAPVHAGSDAPFTGQPRNTAAAQAIVDAVRAGAIADMPTVLVCAGPLTNVADALLLEPDIAASFTLAWVGGAAANEDEYNYHTDPAAARFVLDNQQLAVWQFPMETYRQVVISVAQLDYSLRNAGAGGAWLWERFNSLKVPDFVKFGPLWCLGDSAPLVVTGLDDVTSRFEETGSSPSRRTYTSVDSRLIIADFFARLQLHSHAG from the coding sequence ATGATCAATGTAGGGCCGCGCTGCCGGATCATCCTGGACAATGACTGGGCAGGTGATCCGGATGGGCTTATCGGGCTAGCCCATCATGCGTTGTCTCCTGCCAACCGGATCATCGCGGTCACGAGCTCGCTGACCAACCCGATGTTCGGGCCGCCCGACGGCATGGCACGGGAAGGGGCGGACCTGGCCGAGGACTTGCTCCGCGTGCTGAAGCTCCCGGATCTGGCCCCCGTTCACGCCGGCTCCGACGCGCCGTTCACCGGGCAGCCTCGGAACACAGCCGCCGCACAGGCCATCGTTGACGCTGTCCGTGCAGGAGCTATTGCAGACATGCCAACGGTCCTCGTATGCGCCGGCCCGCTGACGAACGTCGCAGACGCGCTCCTTCTGGAACCGGATATCGCCGCCTCGTTCACCCTTGCTTGGGTCGGCGGGGCCGCCGCGAACGAGGACGAATACAACTATCACACCGATCCTGCCGCCGCCCGGTTTGTGCTGGACAACCAACAACTCGCCGTGTGGCAGTTTCCCATGGAGACGTACCGGCAAGTCGTCATATCCGTTGCCCAGCTCGACTACTCGCTCAGGAACGCGGGTGCGGGCGGCGCGTGGCTGTGGGAGCGGTTCAACAGCCTAAAGGTTCCGGACTTCGTCAAATTCGGGCCGCTGTGGTGCCTGGGAGACAGTGCGCCGCTCGTCGTCACCGGGCTCGACGACGTCACATCCAGGTTCGAGGAAACGGGCAGTTCGCCATCCAGAAGGACCTACACGAGTGTGGACTCGAGACTGATCATCGCGGACTTTTTTGCGCGGCTGCAGCTGCACAGTCACGCCGGATAA
- a CDS encoding TetR/AcrR family transcriptional regulator has translation MSVRRHDPNRRQRLIEVALDVIAEHGVAATTHRKVAQAADVPLGSLTYHFKGLDDLFAAAFTKLADETADGFEAALANADGPDAAREAVVGLITGELLGERRNILLTYELYALAARRPDLRRVTDNWMARSRAALERHFDPATTVMLDALIEGLSIHRALALEPMSVETVRDAVNRIVTPQ, from the coding sequence ATGAGCGTGCGCCGCCACGACCCCAACCGCCGGCAGCGGCTTATCGAGGTGGCCCTGGACGTCATCGCCGAACACGGCGTTGCCGCCACCACCCACCGGAAGGTCGCCCAGGCAGCGGACGTGCCCCTCGGTTCGCTGACCTACCATTTCAAGGGCCTCGACGATCTGTTCGCGGCCGCCTTCACGAAGCTCGCTGACGAAACAGCGGACGGTTTCGAGGCAGCCCTGGCTAACGCCGACGGACCGGACGCGGCGCGGGAAGCCGTGGTGGGCCTCATCACGGGGGAGCTGCTCGGGGAACGCCGGAACATCCTGCTTACCTACGAGCTCTACGCCCTGGCCGCGCGCCGCCCGGACCTGCGCCGGGTGACCGACAACTGGATGGCCAGGAGCCGCGCCGCCCTGGAACGCCACTTTGATCCGGCCACAACGGTGATGCTGGATGCCCTGATTGAGGGCCTCTCCATCCACCGGGCGCTGGCCCTGGAACCCATGTCCGTTGAGACCGTTCGCGACGCCGTGAACAGAATAGTGACTCCGCAGTGA
- a CDS encoding CMD domain protein, with protein sequence MSNTAQDAVDTILGVSPGSPLDELRRRRPVTRENTQASYLALFEPDVLTAASLPERFAVAVFVAALHGNAEATAFYEQGFKAAGAGDSLHAAVLEAAESGVALGPYGEYREPGLQAESRPGLRWAAPAAVRGILGDRLSSALDHAHLLVFRPREASPAALGTLVAAGWSTTGIVTLSQLVAFLAYQLRVVSGLRILAAALPEPALTEIAANPADAQTVRIGS encoded by the coding sequence ATGAGCAACACAGCACAAGACGCCGTCGACACCATTTTGGGGGTCTCCCCCGGGTCGCCCTTAGATGAACTGCGGCGGCGCCGTCCCGTCACCCGGGAGAACACCCAAGCCAGTTACCTGGCCCTCTTCGAGCCCGACGTGCTCACGGCAGCCAGCCTGCCAGAACGGTTCGCCGTCGCCGTGTTCGTGGCGGCGCTGCACGGGAACGCTGAGGCGACGGCGTTCTATGAGCAGGGATTCAAGGCGGCCGGAGCCGGCGATTCGCTCCACGCCGCCGTCCTCGAGGCAGCGGAATCGGGCGTGGCGCTCGGGCCCTACGGCGAGTACCGCGAGCCCGGTCTGCAGGCCGAAAGCCGTCCGGGGCTGCGATGGGCTGCCCCTGCCGCAGTCAGGGGCATCTTGGGCGACAGGCTGAGCTCGGCCCTGGACCACGCGCACCTGCTGGTCTTCCGGCCGCGGGAAGCTTCCCCGGCAGCCCTCGGCACCCTCGTGGCGGCGGGGTGGTCCACCACGGGCATCGTCACGCTCTCGCAGCTCGTTGCGTTCCTCGCCTACCAGCTCCGGGTGGTCAGCGGGCTGCGGATTCTGGCCGCCGCCCTGCCGGAACCCGCCCTGACAGAAATTGCCGCGAACCCGGCTGACGCCCAGACCGTAAGGATCGGATCATGA
- the modA gene encoding molybdate ABC transporter substrate-binding protein, whose translation MSTIHVRIGAVLAAGVVIAGLAGCAASNMAAGTTQSGSSTAAGTGTVTVFAAASLKPTFTRIASEFEAANPGTKVTLNFAGSSDLATQISQGAPADVFASADTRNMAKLSDAGLIGGTASNFATNVLEIAVPPGNPASVSSFADLAKPGVKVVVCAPQVPCGSATETVEQAAGTTLKPVSEESSVTDVLGKVTSGEADAGLVYVTDVKNAGDKVKGIPFSESDKAVNTYPIATVGSSRNKELAKAFIATVTGSEGRKVLSDAGFGTP comes from the coding sequence ATGAGCACCATCCACGTGCGCATTGGCGCCGTGCTGGCCGCCGGAGTCGTTATCGCCGGGCTGGCCGGCTGCGCCGCCTCCAATATGGCGGCCGGCACAACCCAGAGCGGCAGTTCGACGGCGGCCGGCACCGGCACCGTGACCGTGTTCGCCGCCGCGTCCCTCAAGCCGACGTTCACCAGGATCGCCTCCGAGTTCGAGGCCGCAAACCCGGGCACCAAGGTCACTCTCAACTTCGCCGGGTCCTCGGACCTGGCCACGCAGATCAGCCAGGGCGCCCCGGCCGATGTGTTCGCCTCCGCCGACACCAGGAACATGGCCAAGCTCTCCGACGCCGGGCTCATCGGCGGAACGGCAAGCAACTTCGCCACGAACGTCCTGGAGATCGCCGTCCCGCCGGGCAATCCGGCGTCGGTCAGTTCCTTCGCCGACCTGGCGAAGCCGGGCGTCAAGGTGGTTGTCTGCGCACCCCAGGTCCCCTGCGGCTCCGCCACCGAGACCGTGGAGCAGGCCGCCGGAACCACCCTGAAGCCCGTCAGCGAGGAATCCTCCGTGACTGACGTGCTCGGCAAGGTCACCTCCGGGGAAGCCGACGCCGGGCTGGTCTACGTCACCGACGTCAAAAACGCGGGCGACAAGGTCAAGGGCATCCCGTTCAGCGAGTCGGACAAGGCAGTAAACACCTACCCGATCGCCACCGTGGGCAGCAGCAGGAACAAGGAACTGGCCAAGGCCTTCATCGCCACGGTCACCGGCAGCGAAGGCAGGAAGGTCCTCAGTGACGCCGGATTCGGCACCCCGTAG
- a CDS encoding efflux RND transporter periplasmic adaptor subunit, with product MTRGGVAKVKATSRRRGRRLAQPDITDEVWLPAEDWAAIKVGASVEVTLPSGHSYTGRVDSKTPDSDLVWIISSAGQGRQMYGNRDGVRLLPV from the coding sequence ATGACACGGGGTGGCGTGGCCAAGGTCAAGGCCACGTCCCGTCGGCGTGGCCGCCGGCTCGCGCAGCCGGACATCACCGACGAGGTGTGGCTGCCCGCGGAGGACTGGGCAGCCATCAAGGTCGGGGCCAGTGTCGAGGTCACGCTTCCCTCGGGGCACTCGTACACCGGCCGCGTTGACTCCAAGACGCCGGACTCGGACCTGGTGTGGATCATCAGTTCGGCCGGGCAGGGACGCCAGATGTACGGCAACCGCGACGGAGTGCGCCTCCTCCCGGTGTGA
- a CDS encoding sulfate/molybdate ABC transporter ATP-binding protein, which yields MTFTLNAALTARNFDVSLTLGAAETVAVLGPNGAGKSTLLGIIAGLLRPDSGHAVLGQKSLFNLDGGNSRFLPPHTRGTALLAQEPLLFPHMSVLENVAFGPRAAGANRAGALETARHWLAEVEAAEFADRRPGQLSGGQAQRVAIARALATDPELLLLDEPMAALDIHAAPMLRRLLKRVLANRRAIIITHDVLDALMLADRAIVVEGGRITEEGPTRAVLEKPRSKFAAGLAGMNLLAGIITGHGLTSDGGLDITAHPEDGAVPGQDGVAVFSPTAVSVFLTAEHGSPRNSFAVTITDLEPHGDQIRVHAGGLSADITPAASADLGLTPGMTVYFVIKATAIAVYPA from the coding sequence GTGACTTTCACGCTTAACGCCGCGCTGACGGCACGCAACTTCGACGTCTCCCTCACGCTCGGAGCCGCCGAAACCGTCGCCGTGCTGGGCCCCAACGGCGCCGGTAAGTCGACACTGCTGGGGATCATCGCCGGGCTCCTCCGCCCCGACAGCGGGCACGCCGTGCTCGGACAGAAATCGCTGTTCAACCTCGACGGCGGGAACAGCCGTTTCCTGCCGCCGCACACGCGGGGAACAGCCTTGCTCGCACAGGAACCGCTCCTGTTTCCGCACATGAGCGTGCTGGAGAATGTCGCCTTCGGGCCCCGGGCAGCCGGCGCCAACCGGGCAGGTGCGCTGGAGACGGCGCGGCACTGGCTGGCCGAGGTGGAGGCCGCGGAGTTCGCGGACCGGCGGCCCGGCCAGCTCTCGGGCGGTCAGGCGCAGCGGGTCGCCATCGCCCGCGCCCTGGCCACAGACCCCGAACTGCTTCTGCTCGACGAACCCATGGCTGCCCTCGACATCCATGCCGCCCCCATGCTCCGCCGGCTCCTCAAACGGGTCCTCGCCAACCGCCGGGCCATCATCATCACGCACGATGTCCTGGACGCGCTCATGCTCGCGGACCGGGCCATCGTCGTCGAAGGCGGACGCATCACGGAGGAGGGGCCCACCCGCGCGGTCCTGGAGAAACCGCGCAGCAAGTTCGCCGCCGGTTTGGCGGGCATGAACCTTCTGGCCGGCATCATCACCGGCCACGGGCTCACGTCCGACGGCGGGCTGGACATCACCGCCCACCCCGAGGACGGTGCCGTCCCCGGCCAGGACGGCGTCGCCGTCTTCTCGCCGACGGCGGTTTCGGTCTTTCTTACCGCTGAGCACGGCAGCCCGCGGAACTCGTTCGCCGTCACCATCACGGACCTGGAACCCCACGGCGACCAGATCCGCGTCCACGCCGGCGGCCTGTCCGCGGACATCACCCCAGCAGCCTCGGCAGACCTGGGACTCACCCCGGGAATGACCGTCTACTTCGTCATCAAGGCCACCGCCATCGCGGTTTATCCGGCGTGA